In the genome of Helicobacter kayseriensis, one region contains:
- a CDS encoding ComF family protein has translation MKCLICGTWNLGSLICQACFPSIVMGTRIVEGMSVYSFYAFSDVELLMHYKYTLIGSKIFSLLARKARDHLPSEIVFPKGVVGVGIDDCVSKGYSHTGVCLHAFRSCGIIPIYGELRASHQVSYAGKDLKYRETHPKGFQTHLREKDVVIFDDVITTGTSLKEAKRVLEKERNRVLCAFTLCDAKR, from the coding sequence ATGAAGTGCTTAATTTGTGGCACTTGGAATCTAGGCTCTTTAATATGCCAAGCTTGTTTTCCTTCTATTGTGATGGGAACTAGGATTGTTGAGGGGATGAGTGTGTATAGTTTTTATGCTTTTAGCGATGTGGAGCTTTTGATGCATTATAAATATACTTTGATCGGATCTAAAATATTTTCCTTGCTTGCAAGAAAGGCACGAGATCATCTGCCCTCTGAGATTGTGTTTCCAAAAGGTGTTGTAGGTGTGGGAATAGATGATTGTGTGAGCAAGGGTTATTCTCATACGGGTGTGTGTTTGCATGCATTTAGATCATGTGGGATCATTCCTATTTATGGAGAGTTGAGGGCATCTCATCAAGTGAGCTATGCAGGAAAGGATTTGAAATATAGGGAAACACACCCAAAAGGCTTTCAAACTCATCTAAGAGAAAAAGATGTTGTGATTTTTGATGATGTGATTACAACCGGAACAAGCTTAAAAGAAGCAAAGAGAGTTTTGGAAAAAGAGAGGAATCGTGTGCTTTGTGCATTTACACTTTGTGATGCAAAAAGATAA